Proteins co-encoded in one Saprospira grandis genomic window:
- a CDS encoding glycosyltransferase family 9 protein — translation MDKILIIQPAFLGDLILATALIEKLRTYYPSAQIDLLIRKGQGRILKGHPHIHQLLELDRSNKWRSIRQLLAHIRPQNYDLVVNCHRHFTAGLLASLSKGKKVVGFKKNPFSWAFSQAEEHIWAEQEVYRNHRLIAAFTDKEAAMPKLYPSAEDWDFVAENYGQKPYITISPASLWETKRLPLAVWAELLQQLPKSLYVYVLGGPADREHAQALVQLANRPNLYNLAGQHSFLQDVALMKGAILNYVLDSAPLHICSAIDAPVAAVFCSTSPTYGFGPLSKTQFIIHQQPAPACWPCGSHGYTACPKAHFNCGQIAVMPLLAPLKQLAHELF, via the coding sequence ATGGACAAAATACTCATTATTCAACCCGCCTTTTTAGGCGATCTTATTCTGGCCACTGCCCTGATCGAAAAGCTCAGGACCTATTACCCTTCTGCCCAAATTGATCTCTTGATCCGCAAGGGCCAAGGCCGCATCCTCAAAGGGCATCCGCATATTCATCAATTGCTAGAGCTAGACCGCAGCAATAAATGGCGCTCTATTCGGCAACTTTTGGCTCATATTCGGCCCCAAAACTACGATTTGGTGGTCAATTGCCACCGACATTTTACCGCCGGCCTCTTGGCCAGCCTCTCTAAAGGGAAAAAAGTAGTGGGCTTTAAGAAAAATCCTTTTTCTTGGGCCTTTAGCCAAGCCGAAGAGCATATTTGGGCCGAACAAGAGGTTTATAGAAACCATCGTCTAATTGCTGCTTTTACCGATAAAGAAGCCGCCATGCCCAAGCTCTACCCCTCTGCAGAAGATTGGGATTTTGTAGCAGAGAATTATGGCCAAAAGCCTTATATTACGATTTCGCCCGCCTCTTTGTGGGAAACCAAGCGCCTACCTTTGGCCGTTTGGGCCGAACTACTTCAGCAATTGCCCAAATCGCTCTATGTATATGTTTTGGGTGGCCCAGCCGACCGCGAACATGCGCAGGCATTGGTCCAATTGGCCAACCGCCCCAATTTGTACAATTTGGCTGGGCAACATAGTTTTTTGCAAGATGTGGCCCTTATGAAAGGCGCAATACTCAATTATGTCTTAGATTCGGCGCCCTTGCATATTTGCTCGGCCATAGATGCGCCTGTAGCGGCCGTTTTTTGCTCTACCTCGCCTACCTATGGCTTTGGCCCCTTGTCTAAAACGCAATTTATTATTCATCAACAACCGGCCCCGGCCTGCTGGCCCTGCGGCTCGCATGGCTACACTGCCTGCCCCAAAGCCCATTTCAACTGTGGCCAAATTGCAGTAATGCCCCTATTGGCTCCACTAAAACAGCTAGCCCATGAGTTATTTTAA
- a CDS encoding GNAT family N-acetyltransferase yields MSYFKPFPMLQNDKLLLRYMEEEDARALFSLRSDAEQMRYIDRPLHQTEAESLAHIEMLQEQIDSGEGISWAISLPGHPRMIGSICLFNFSEDRKEAEIGYEIHPNMQRRGLMKMAIELVLNYAKNELQLRYVHAHTHRENEGSKRLLAQHQFRILGASPIAKDSFWYRKQF; encoded by the coding sequence ATGAGTTATTTTAAGCCCTTCCCAATGCTCCAAAACGACAAACTACTTTTGCGTTATATGGAGGAAGAAGATGCCCGAGCACTCTTTAGCCTCAGGTCAGATGCCGAGCAAATGCGCTACATTGACCGCCCCTTGCATCAAACAGAGGCCGAGAGCCTTGCTCATATCGAGATGCTGCAAGAACAAATTGATAGCGGAGAAGGCATCAGTTGGGCCATTTCTTTGCCTGGCCACCCCAGAATGATTGGCTCTATTTGCCTCTTTAATTTTTCTGAGGACCGCAAAGAAGCAGAAATTGGCTATGAGATCCACCCCAATATGCAACGCCGCGGCCTCATGAAAATGGCCATTGAACTGGTCCTGAACTATGCCAAAAATGAGCTCCAATTGCGCTATGTTCATGCCCATACCCATAGAGAAAATGAAGGCTCTAAACGCTTATTGGCCCAGCATCAGTTTAGAATATTGGGCGCCTCGCCCATAGCTAAAGATAGCTTTTGGTACCGTAAACAGTTCTAG
- a CDS encoding Fic family protein — protein sequence MSYQVLKLPPREELETIPLLKKAIEANRVLAELKGVTGTLPNASILVDSLILTEAKESSAVENIVTTHDALYSARSTQEVASLSTKEVLNYASALKTGFALIQEQGLLLNRHILQIQEELEANNAGFRTQAGTSLRDAYGNLIYMPPQDAKEIKDLMANLEAYINEPEMDHLDPLIKMAVIHFQFESIHPFYDGNGRTGRIINILYLCTQKLLDYPILYLSKYIIATKAAYYERIQAVRDHGDWTSWVLYILEGVIQTARSTIQNIQAILRLMKDYKDQIQARLPRIYSKDLLEHLFKHVYTRVEHLQLAIGKSESTARRYLEQLFELGFLEKRAYANSHIYINPRLFSLLTKI from the coding sequence ATGAGCTATCAAGTATTAAAATTACCTCCTAGAGAAGAGCTAGAGACCATTCCTTTATTGAAAAAAGCCATTGAGGCCAACCGTGTGTTAGCGGAACTAAAGGGAGTAACTGGAACACTGCCCAATGCTAGCATTTTGGTAGATAGCTTGATTTTAACAGAGGCCAAAGAAAGCTCTGCCGTAGAGAATATTGTGACCACTCATGATGCACTTTACTCGGCTCGTTCTACACAAGAAGTAGCTAGTTTGAGCACTAAGGAGGTATTAAATTATGCTTCGGCCCTAAAGACGGGTTTTGCTTTAATACAAGAGCAGGGCTTATTGCTCAACCGCCATATCCTACAAATTCAGGAAGAACTAGAAGCCAATAATGCAGGTTTTCGGACACAGGCGGGGACTAGCTTAAGAGATGCTTACGGCAATTTAATCTACATGCCCCCTCAAGATGCAAAAGAGATAAAGGACCTGATGGCTAACTTAGAGGCTTATATCAATGAGCCCGAAATGGATCATTTAGACCCCCTAATAAAAATGGCCGTGATTCACTTTCAGTTTGAAAGTATTCACCCTTTCTATGATGGCAATGGAAGAACTGGGCGAATTATTAACATTTTATACCTCTGCACCCAAAAACTTCTAGATTACCCTATTCTCTACCTTAGTAAATATATTATTGCCACAAAAGCGGCCTACTATGAACGCATACAAGCTGTTCGGGATCATGGCGACTGGACCTCTTGGGTGCTTTATATCTTAGAAGGGGTGATTCAAACCGCTAGGAGTACAATTCAAAATATTCAAGCCATATTAAGGCTGATGAAAGACTATAAAGATCAAATTCAGGCCAGGCTACCTAGAATATATAGCAAAGATCTATTAGAGCATTTATTTAAGCATGTTTATACTAGGGTGGAGCACTTACAATTAGCCATTGGTAAAAGTGAATCTACTGCTCGTAGGTACTTAGAGCAACTATTTGAACTAGGCTTCCTTGAAAAAAGAGCCTATGCCAATAGCCATATTTATATTAACCCCCGACTTTTTAGCCTACTCACTAAGATTTAA